The genomic segment GTGGCCCCCGCTGAGGGCGGGGGGTTCCCCTGCACCCCGGGACCCCTCAGGGTCGGGGTCGCTGCGCCCTCTGGCCCCTTCCCTTGTGGCCGGGCGTTGGGGCCGTTAAGTGGGGGCGTTGGGGGCGTTAGAAgcctgctgtgcccccccccagtgctgcaggGTGGCTCTTCTCCCCCCGCAGCTGGGCGCTGCTCGTCCCGGCACGGTTTTATAGCGCCGGTTGTTTTGAGTTCCTCCCGGCTCCCAGCACGGCTCTGCCCCTTGTTTGGGCGTTCGGCGTTATCTCCTTCACCGCcggctgcttttgttttggatttcGGCTTCCTCGCAGCTCACGCGCTCACAGCTTCTGCTCTTCCTCTTGAAACTTTCCCCGACCCGAGCGGGTCCGTTCCTGGTTGTTTCTGGGGCGCAGGGTCATATTTCTGCCACGTCTGTCTGGGCTCCGTCCTGCCCCGCATCTGCTCGTTATTCCCGGGCTCCTGCTTTGAGCAATCTCGTGTCCTGCCCCGAGCGAGCTGCCTGGCTCCGTGGTGTCGGGAGAGGGAAGCCTTTCTTGTCCGTGTCGCTCTCTTCCCTCGGGAGGCCGCCGGCAGTTGACACAGTTTACGCTCCTTTATTTAACCGCGGTCCCTCTGCGGAGCCTGCTCTAGAAGGATCCTAGGGaagggtgctgggggccctgaacctgtttggtttattttcatgCTCGGTCCTTGAAGCTGAACTTCCAAGGGCGGCTGCGACAGGACTGGGGCCAGGCCGTGCCGTCGCAGCGCCTGGGGTCGCTGCATGCTGCGGGAATCAGCTgccggcctcccccccccccactaaAACAACCTTTCTGTCCCCTCTCTCTCCAGGAAAGCGAGGACGGCATCGAAGGAGATGGTGAGTAACGGTTCCCTCCGGCACCGCGGGTGCCGTCTGCGTGCACAAGGGTAAAAACAGGAGGAAACACCTTTTCTGGTAGCCCCTGCAGTTGTTGTCCTGCATCTCGCCTCGTAATAGCGTGCAAACGCTGGGGTGCAGGGACACCGCTCCCCAGGCTCGCCCTCGCTTCCTCCCGTGTGGGCCAGCCGTGGAACGGATTCCTCGGGGCCGCTCAGCGCCAGCCTCTGACttcccctgctggggctgctcggcGTGCGGCAGCCCGGAGCGAAGCCGTGCCTGTGTTCCTGCCCTGACGCCCggctcctctctctctccccctgcaGCCGTGCTCTCGGATTACGAAAGCGCAGAAGACTCGGAGGTAAGAGGAGTCCCCGTCCTGCTGCTCACAGGTTCCGCCGGGCGGCCGCGGCTCCTGTCGTTTTAGCACAAAGCCCAGTTTGTGTCCTTGCTTCTCCCCCTCTGACCCCGTCTGCGGTTCTGCCTTCGTCTCGAGGTGCCAGCTCGTGTGCTCTGCGCCGGCTGTGCTGAGGCTTGGAGCGAGCCGCGCtgtggaaaatggatttttttggtccgatcccctccccccccccccctttcagTTCTGTCCTGTGGAGCCGTTGCTTCGTCCGGCCCCGTGTGGCAAAATAACGCCTGGCTCCTCAGACACCGTGACAGCAGGATCAGCCGTGGCTGAGGAGGGCGCGGGAGGGGGCGTAGGAGGGCGGTTGCGTTGTAATTAGCTGAAATTAAGCTCTGACTGCTGGCTTGGACGCTTCCCAAGCGGCAtccctgttttctctgtgaggCACCTGGGGTAATCCGTGCACCCCACGAGTGCCGGTCGCTCTGTGCTCAGTTCGTGCTGAGAAAGCTGCCCTCACCTCACGCCCGCTGCGACCCGGTGCCTGAGCCGGGGAGGCAGCCCCGGCTCAAAAATCCCCGGATGCTTAGATCAGAGCTGCTCGGAGAAGTCCTCCGGAGGCTTCTCATAATCACAACAAAGGTGTTCTAGTGAAAACCCTTCTCTTGAGATGGATTTTTTTAGGGGTCTTCGGGGGGGGACGCCAGGTTTAAAAACCCACCGCAGGGCAGGTGAAGGGAGCTCTCGGGGCTGGGCAGTGGCGAATCGACCTCTGCCCCGAGCACTGCGGGGGCAGCACGCGGAGGAGAGGGGGCAGCTCCTTGTGCCCCCCTTTccggcagccccccggggcaggggcagccccccgtgccccccttCCAGCACCCCCCCGAGCCTGGAAGCGGCGGCGAGGGCTCGCCGCAGGCTCGGTGCTCGCAGGCGGAGGCCTCGCAGCGCTGGGGGCGTGAGCAGCGGCCGCGTTGCATCACCGGCGTGCCAGGATGACTCCGTTCCTGCGCCTAAAAATAATGCCGCCACCACGGCTGGGCTTCCCCAGCGTAAACAAAGGGAGCAGTTGATGTGCAAATAcgccgtgtgtgtgtgtgtgtgtgtgtgtgtgtgtcgaaagagaaaaatagagcaGGCTTTTTGTTAATCGCGCCCGAGCTATTTTTAGCCTCCGTCCCAGCCCGAGCGAGGCTCCTGGAGGGTGAAACGAGGTCGCGCTCCTGCCAGGCAGCGCTCGCCGTGAGTCAGCTCGGGGACTCCGGGGAATTTGGAAGCGCGGCGGGGCCTGGAGCGGGGCCCTGGGCGTGGGAGCCGAGGGACGGTCGCAGGAGCCGCCGTCGCCCTCGCCGGCCGGGCTCGCAGGAGCCCTTTCGTTTCAGGCAGGCCAGGCTCTGGTGGTGTGGGGGAGCTGGCTGCGCGCTGGGAGGCTTGGCTCTCGGATCCGGTGGCGCTGGGCGAGAGACCTCcagtttaattttgcttttttctcgCGAAATCGTAGGGACAGGGAGGGCTTTGGGCGAGTCCTCTGCTGCGAAAGTCAGAGCTCTGAAAACTAGAGCAGGGATCTAGCTCCAGATTTGGGGTTTCTTCGGGAAACTCATGAGGGACCTGCTGCTCAAGGTGCGCGTCCGAGTAACCGGGGCTCTttcaggcagaggaagaggattACAGCGAGGAAGAAAGCGCGAAAGTGGAATTGAAGCAGGATAGCAACGATTCCTGCGAGTCCGCAGCgaaagcagagaaaggggaCGAGAAACCCGACGCCAAAGGTGCTGTAACCGGTGAGAGGCAAAGCGGGGACGGGCAGGTAGGTGTCAGACACGCTCTCTCTGCTCCGCGGGGGGCTTCTCGTAGAGGGACTGCTGCAGTGTTAAGAGCTGCCTGGTTTTGACAGGAGAGCACCGAGCCCGTTGAGAATAAAGTCGGGAAAAAAGCCCCCAAGCACCTGGACGATGACGAGGACCGCAAGAACCCGGCCTACATCCCACGCAAAGGGCTCTTCTTCGAGCATGACCTGCGAGGGCAGacgcaggaggaggaggtcagGTAGGTGAGGATCCCGCCGGGTGTCCGCCTCTCCCTGGCAGGGCGAGCGTCGCTCTCGAGCCAGCACTTGGATCTCCCCGTGCTCTGGCCCAGTTGCCTGCTGGCCGTGTCCTGCCAGGGCTTCTCGGGTCTTTGTTGTGAAAAAGGAGGGAACTGGGCATAGGAAAAACCCCAAGGAAAGCGGGCGGTGACCCTACTGCTGTGTGGAAACAGCGGGTAGATCAGCGGCCgggtgggagggagaagagacGCCGTCTCCTGCTCCAGAAGCCCTCGGTGTCCGTGTTCGGTGCTGGCTGAGGCTGCCGCGGCTCCGTGGCTCTGCCCCaacctctctcccctccccgtGGCACCGCTCAGGCCCAAGGGTCGGCAGCGGAAGCTGTGGAAGGACGAGGGCCGCTGGGAGCACGACAAGTTCCGGGAGGACGAGCAGGCCCCCAAGACCAGGCAGGAGCTGATCGCGCTCTACGGCTACGACATCAGGTCGGCTCACAACCCCGACGACATCAAGCCGAGGAGGATGCGCAAACCCAGGTGAGCAGCGAGGGCAAACCTGAGCCCGGCTCGTCCCCGAGGGAGACCTCAGCCCTCTCGTCGGGCCACCGGGCCGGTGCTCGGGAGGAGAAAGTCTTTGGCCCCAGGTTGCGACCTTGGTCCTGGGCGTTCTGGGTGCTGCGCCCTGGAGAGGGCTTCCCTGGCGctgcaccccccacccccccccccacccccgagGCTTGGTTGCAGCGccctttgtgctgtttttcGTCCCCAGGTTTGGGAGCCCTCCTCAGCGAGACCCCAACTGGTCCGGCGAGAGGCCGAGCAAGCCCCCGAGGCACCAAGGCGCAGACAGCGCTTCGGCTCCCCCGCGAACCTTCACCAGCAGGAGCTCTGCGGGAACGGGGAGGATGCCCCCACCCAGGAACTACCCGAGGATGGGGGGCTACAAAGAGACCCGTCCGGGCTACCGAGCCTCGGAAGCCAGCGTGCCGCACCTCTCTCGAAACGGCGAGCAGGCGAAGCAGGAGGCCGGCTACCGAGCGAAGCGCGCCGAGCAGACCCCGCCGAGGGCCAAGTCCCCGGAGCTGGAAGCGGCGCACGTCCACGGCAGCCCCGGGAAGGAGGAGGTTGCTCTGGAAAACCAGCCCCCGAGCGCCGACGCCGCGCAGCCGCCGCCGGACAGACCCGTCGAGAAGAAGTCTTACTCCCGGGCGAGGAGGACCAGAGCCAAAGCTGGGGACGCGG from the Cygnus atratus isolate AKBS03 ecotype Queensland, Australia unplaced genomic scaffold, CAtr_DNAZoo_HiC_assembly HiC_scaffold_232, whole genome shotgun sequence genome contains:
- the CASC3 gene encoding LOW QUALITY PROTEIN: protein CASC3 (The sequence of the model RefSeq protein was modified relative to this genomic sequence to represent the inferred CDS: deleted 1 base in 1 codon) — protein: LNFQGRLRQDWGQAVPSQRLGSLHAAGISCRPPPPPLKQPFCPLSLQESEDGIEGDAVLSDYESAEDSEAEEEDYSEEESAKVELKQDSNDSCESAAKAEKGDEKPDAKGAVTGERQSGDGQESTEPVENKVGKKAPKHLDDDEDRKNPAYIPRKGLFFEHDLRGQTQEEEVRPKGRQRKLWKDEGRWEHDKFREDEQAPKTRQELIALYGYDIRSAHNPDDIKPRRMRKPRFGSPPQRDPNWSGERPSKPPRHQGADSASAPPRTFTSRSSAGTGRMPPPRNYPRMGGYKETRPGYRASEASVPHLSRNGEQAKQEAGYRAKRAEQTPPRAKSPELEAAHVHGSPGKEEVALENQPPSADAAQPPPDRPVEKKSYSRARRTRAKAGDAGKAADEAPASEGLAPVPPKPAQAEASPPPAKSSSWESPVESGLDGLEQEMTQMNLAEQSWAPGQSQFIQPRELRGIPNHMHVGTGPPPQFNRMEEMAVQGGRVKRYSSQRQRPPVPEPAPPMHISIMEGHYYDPLQFQGPIYTHSENPAPLPPQGMIVQPEMHLPHPGLHPHQTPAPMANPGLYPPPVSMPPGQPPPQQLLAPTYFSPPGVMNFGNPGYPYPPGALPPPPPPHLYSNTQAQSQVYGGVTYYNTVQQQVQPKPSPPRRTSQPVTIKPPPPEDSKSEKSKERSNT